In Caulobacter segnis ATCC 21756, the sequence GGCCAAGGCGACGCTGGAGGCGGGCTTCACGACGCTGCGCGATCTCGGCACCGAGGGCGTGGGCGCCGCCGACGCGCCGCTGAAGAAGGCGATCAATGAAGGCCTGATCCCCGGCCCGCGTCTGTTCGTCGCCACCAAGGCCATCGTGGCCACCGGCGCCTACGGCCCCGCCCGACGCAACTTCAATCCCGAGGCCGAGATCCCGCAGGGCGCGCAAGAGGCCAGCGGCGTTCCGGAAGTGATCAAGGCCGTCCGCGAGCAGGCCGGCGCCGGGGCGGACTGGATCAAGGTCTACGCCGATTACCGGGTCGGACCGGATGGCTCCACGCAGCCGACCTTCAGCCTCGAGGAGCTGAAGGCCCTGGTCGACACGGCCCATTCCAGCGGACGCCCGGTGTCGGCGCACGCCTCCAGCGACGAGGGCATGCGCCGCGCGGTGCTGGCCGGCGTCGACACGATCGAGCACGGCTACGGCGGCTCGGAAGCGACCTTCAAGCTGATGGCCGAGAAGGGCGTCGTCTTCTTCCCGACCCTGACAGCGGTCGAGAGCACCTCGACCTATTTCGGCGGCTATGTCGCCGGCCAGACCCCGCCGACGGCCGCCATGCGCAACGCCGACCGGGCCTTCAAGCTGGCGCTGAAGAGCGGCGTGACCATCGGCATGGGTAGCGACGTCGGCGTGTTCCGCCACGGCGACAACGCCCGCGAGCTCGCCCTGATGGTCAAGGCCGGCATGACCCCGGTCCAGGCCCTGCTGGCCGCGACGGCGATCGACGCCAAGACGCTGGGCCGCGGCGAGACTCTGGGCCAGTTGAAGCCTGGCTATCTGGCCGACATCGTCGCGGTGACGGGCGATCCGACGCAAGCGATCGAGGCGACGCGCTCGGTGGTTTTGGTCGTCAAGGGCGGGCAGGTCGTCCGCCGGCCCTGAGACCGTCGTCAGACCGGACCTCGGGCCGCTCCGCCATTGGCGATCGCCTCGGACATGGCCTGAACCAGACCCGACGCGGTCATCGGCTTGTTCACGTGGCCGCTGAATAGCGGGTCGGCGATCGGCGCCGATGCGTCCGCCGAGAAGGCCAGGATCGGCTTTCCGCGATTGAGCCCGCGCCCCGTCCGGATGCGCGCGGTCGCCGTCCGTCCGTCCATCTTGGGCATTCGCAAGTCCATCAGGATGATGTCGAACGGCCTGGCTTCCGCCGCCTCGATCGCCTCGTCGCCGTCGGCGGCCTCGGTCAGAACGGCGCCGAAGGGCGTCAGGATGGCGCGAACGAGCTGGCGGTTGGCGGTGTTGTCGTCGACGACGAGCACGCGGCAATCCTCGGGCAAGCTCACGACCTCCGCCGGCGTCGAGGGCTCGCTCGCCGGCTCGGCCAGGATCGCCGGGATCGTGAACCAGAAGCGAGATCCCTGGCCTTGCCGGCTGTCCACGCCGATCGACCCGCCCATCGCCTCAACCAGCCCCTTGCAGATCGCCAGCCCCAGGCCCGTGCCGCCGTGCTTGCGCGCCGCCCCCGCGTCGACCTGCGAAAAGCGCTGGAAGAGGCGCTTGCTCTGGTCCGCGCTCATGCCGGGACCGGTGTCGGAAACCTCGAACACGATGTGATCGGCGCGGGCGTCCAAACGGGCCTGAACCGCGATCTCGCCGACTTCCGTGAACTTCACGGCGTTGCCGATCAGGTTCAGCAGGACCTGCCTGAGACGATCCGGATCGGCCTCTATCAGGAGCGGCAGGTCGGACAGGTCGGCCAGGCGCAGCAGGACGCCCTTTTCCCGCGCCTGTGCGGCGAACATGTCGACGGCCTCACGGGTCAGCTCGGCCACCGACATCGGCTGCGGCTTGATATCGACCTGACCGGCCTCCAGCTTGGAAAAGTCGAGGATGTCGTTGATCGTCGCCCGCAACGCCTTGCCGGCGCTGGTCACGCGCTGGACGTAGGCGCGCGTTTCGGCGCTGAGTTCGGGCTGTCGCTCGACCAACTGCGCGAAGCCCAGCACCGCGGTGAGCGGCGTCCTGAGTTCGTGACTCATATTGGCCAGGAAATCCGCCTTCACATGAGCCGCCTCCTCGGCCGCGGCTTGAAGGCGGCGGCGCTGGGCGCTGGTCGAGGCCAGAGGCAGGGCCGACAGGATCGACACGCCCAGAAACAGCTGCAGGAAAAGCGCCCGTTCCGTCAGATCGCCCTGCACCAGGGTGATCGGCCCAGAGCCGACGCCGGTGAACCAGACCGCGACGGCGCCGACGATGATCACGCCCAACGCCGCGCCCAGCACCTCCAACTCCAGCGCCAACAGCGCCAAGGCCGGGGGAATGACGAACAGCAGCGGATAGCGG encodes:
- a CDS encoding metal-dependent hydrolase family protein, whose translation is MRRLLTALALILTPSLAVAAQPILLKPARVWTAEDAGPPHAGWAVLVKDDKIAAVGPLASIDATGAEVIDLPGATVIPGLMDLHSHLFLHPYNETSWDDQVLKESPITRTLRAGVQAKATLEAGFTTLRDLGTEGVGAADAPLKKAINEGLIPGPRLFVATKAIVATGAYGPARRNFNPEAEIPQGAQEASGVPEVIKAVREQAGAGADWIKVYADYRVGPDGSTQPTFSLEELKALVDTAHSSGRPVSAHASSDEGMRRAVLAGVDTIEHGYGGSEATFKLMAEKGVVFFPTLTAVESTSTYFGGYVAGQTPPTAAMRNADRAFKLALKSGVTIGMGSDVGVFRHGDNARELALMVKAGMTPVQALLAATAIDAKTLGRGETLGQLKPGYLADIVAVTGDPTQAIEATRSVVLVVKGGQVVRRP
- a CDS encoding ATP-binding protein, producing MPERSDLPLNLGRLKAMLLVLAFGLAVFALAALSIELPRRPGHNSPVWMPNALIAAALLRTSRDRWPILLAAAGVACWGAAVAFGAAMGLALGLTAANLVECLFCAVALLKLAGPDLSVGRPRHLALLVGVCLCATLVSGGLAALVFGLRGGDHLPLRAVSWIAGNALGLLTLVPCLLALSRARELLKERPVTRSGWVALAALAITSVAVFGQSRYPLLFVIPPALALLALELEVLGAALGVIIVGAVAVWFTGVGSGPITLVQGDLTERALFLQLFLGVSILSALPLASTSAQRRRLQAAAEEAAHVKADFLANMSHELRTPLTAVLGFAQLVERQPELSAETRAYVQRVTSAGKALRATINDILDFSKLEAGQVDIKPQPMSVAELTREAVDMFAAQAREKGVLLRLADLSDLPLLIEADPDRLRQVLLNLIGNAVKFTEVGEIAVQARLDARADHIVFEVSDTGPGMSADQSKRLFQRFSQVDAGAARKHGGTGLGLAICKGLVEAMGGSIGVDSRQGQGSRFWFTIPAILAEPASEPSTPAEVVSLPEDCRVLVVDDNTANRQLVRAILTPFGAVLTEAADGDEAIEAAEARPFDIILMDLRMPKMDGRTATARIRTGRGLNRGKPILAFSADASAPIADPLFSGHVNKPMTASGLVQAMSEAIANGGAARGPV